A single Pedobacter sp. PACM 27299 DNA region contains:
- a CDS encoding protein adenylyltransferase SelO, translated as MQHLSTHKFVNDFTEAFEGDQSGNPQPRQTPGVLYSRVLPSPVKQPKLLAWTGDLAAELGIEAPNENDLNILGGNAINASMKPYAACYAGHQFGNWAGQLGDGRAITLGEWPLPDGKSWELQLKGAGLTPYSRRADGRAVLRSSVREYLMSEAMYHLGVPTTRALSLVATGDLVMRDMFYDGRPAPEPGAIVMRAAPSFLRFGNFEMLSARKEYENLQKLVDWTIEKFYPELTGPDKTLNWFKKVMESTAIMVVEWLRVGFVHGVMNTDNMSILGLTIDYGPYSFLDAYDLNFSPNTTDHPGLRYAYGKQHSIAYWNLSCLANAISPLFEDPKELISAVESFGPIFYEKFYSMKASKMGFDDLSDGDIGLIDDFENLLANLQPDMTIFYQLLGEIPEDLISAADISAHFDSALYHDLSEIEQELLVNNILTYQERLAKNNISRRDAQSKMRTSNPRFILRNYLLYQAIYELEKGDDGLFKRLQTALSDPYSKAHDEFFALRPQWANEQPGSATLSCSS; from the coding sequence ATGCAGCACCTGAGCACCCATAAATTTGTCAATGATTTTACTGAAGCTTTTGAGGGCGATCAAAGCGGCAATCCGCAGCCCCGTCAGACTCCAGGAGTATTATATAGCAGGGTTTTACCCAGCCCGGTTAAACAGCCAAAACTATTGGCATGGACCGGAGATCTTGCTGCGGAGTTAGGTATCGAAGCGCCAAATGAGAACGACCTGAACATTCTTGGCGGTAACGCGATTAATGCCAGCATGAAACCTTATGCTGCTTGTTATGCAGGGCATCAGTTTGGAAATTGGGCAGGGCAATTGGGCGATGGCAGAGCGATCACCCTTGGCGAATGGCCGCTACCAGACGGTAAATCCTGGGAGTTGCAGTTAAAAGGTGCCGGTCTTACCCCCTACTCTCGTCGTGCAGATGGCAGAGCGGTATTACGGTCTTCGGTTAGGGAATACCTGATGAGCGAGGCGATGTACCATTTGGGCGTACCTACCACCAGAGCCTTAAGCTTGGTGGCGACAGGTGACCTGGTGATGAGAGATATGTTTTATGATGGCCGTCCGGCTCCAGAACCAGGTGCGATTGTGATGCGTGCTGCTCCTAGTTTTTTACGCTTCGGCAACTTTGAAATGTTATCAGCCAGAAAAGAATATGAAAACTTACAAAAACTAGTCGACTGGACCATTGAAAAGTTCTATCCGGAACTTACAGGTCCTGATAAAACCTTAAATTGGTTCAAAAAAGTCATGGAAAGCACCGCCATTATGGTGGTGGAATGGCTTAGAGTAGGATTTGTACATGGAGTAATGAATACAGACAACATGTCTATTCTTGGTTTGACGATAGATTACGGACCTTACTCATTCCTGGATGCTTATGACCTGAATTTTAGCCCGAATACTACAGATCATCCGGGACTTCGTTATGCTTATGGTAAACAACATTCCATTGCATACTGGAACTTGAGTTGTCTGGCCAATGCGATCTCTCCTTTATTCGAAGATCCAAAAGAGCTGATCAGTGCGGTGGAAAGCTTTGGTCCGATTTTCTATGAGAAATTCTATTCGATGAAAGCCAGCAAGATGGGATTTGATGACCTTTCTGATGGAGATATTGGCTTGATTGATGATTTCGAAAATCTACTGGCCAACCTGCAACCAGACATGACTATTTTCTATCAGTTGTTAGGGGAAATTCCTGAGGATTTAATATCGGCTGCTGATATCAGCGCTCATTTTGATAGCGCTTTATACCATGATTTATCAGAGATAGAACAGGAACTATTGGTTAATAACATCCTTACTTATCAGGAACGTCTGGCAAAAAATAACATTTCCAGAAGAGATGCTCAATCAAAAATGCGGACCAGCAATCCAAGGTTTATCTTACGAAATTACTTATTATACCAGGCGATCTATGAACTTGAAAAAGGAGATGATGGGCTTTTCAAAAGATTACAGACTGCATTAAGTGATCCCTATTCAAAAGCTCATGATGAGTTTTTTGCATTGAGGCCACAATGGGCAAATGAACAGCCTGGCAGTGCCACTTTATCCTGCAGTTCTTAG